DNA sequence from the Acidobacteriota bacterium genome:
CGACCCGATCTGGAACAACTTGCCGAACAAGAAGGGCGAGGAGAGCCACTATCCAAACGCCAACGTGGACGTGGACAAGCTGCTGCCGACCAGCCGGGCGTCCTACCGGTACGACGGCTCGCTCTCCACGCCGCCGTGCTCCGAAGGCGTGCGCTGGATCGTGATGACGACGCCGATCCAGCTATCGGGCGAGCAGATTAAGGCGTTTACCGCGATCATCCACGACAACAACCGGCCGACGCAGCCGCTCAATGGCCGTCTGGTGCTCACTGAATCGGTCGGCGCGGCACCTCGCTGACCTCGACAAGAAGCAGTTTCGGCGAGGTTCACCGCCGGTTCAGTAGTCCATGCCGAGCACGCCGCCCTGGTCGTCCACGTCGAGCTTCTGGGCCTGGGGGACTTTGCCGAGGCCCGGCATCAGCATCATGCTGCCGGCAATCGCCACCACGAACCCGGCGCCGGCCGACAGCGACACGTCGCTGACGGTGAGCGTCCATCCCGAGGGCGCGCCCATCTGCTTGGGGTCGTCGGTGAACGAGTATTGGGTCTTGGCGATGCACACTGGTAACTCGCCGAAGCCCAGGGCCGCGAGCTTGGCCAGCCGCGTCTTGGCGGCCGGTTTGAACGACACCTTGGCGGCGCCATAGACCTTGGTGGCGACGGCGGTGATTTTCTCTTCGAGGGACTGCGCGGCCGAGTAGATCGGCTTGACCGCCGCCGGGTCGGAGGTGGCGGCCGCGGCCACGAGCTTCGCGGCAAGCTCCGTCATGCCCGCGCCGCCCTTGGTGTACCCCTCAGCCAGCGCGATGTCGGCGCCAATCGAGCGGCAATACTTCATCACCGTGTCGAGATCGGCATCGCTGTCGCCGGGGAAGCGATTGAGCGCGATCACGGCCGGCACGCCCCAGCGCTTGAGGTTGTCGAGATGCCGCACCATGTTCGGGAAGCCCGGCTCGAGCGGGCCATCGGGCGATCCGCCCTGTGCACGCAGCGCCTTGAGCGTCACGATGACCGCCGCCGCCGCCGGCACGTGCCCGCACATCGGCATCACGATATCGAAGAACTTCTCGGCGCCCAGGTCGGCGGCGAAGCCCGTCTCGTTGACCACGTAGTCGGCCAGGTGAAGACCGATGCGCTGCGCCAGCACGCTGCTCGTGCCGTGCGCGATGTTGGCAAACGGGCCGCAGTGCACGATCGCCGGCGCCCCCTCGGTGGTCTGCACCAGGTTGGGCAGGACGGCGTCATTGAGCAACACCATCATCGGCCCGACCGCCTTGAGGTCGGCGGCGGTGACGGCCCCGCCGTCGTAGTTGAAGGCGACGACAATGCGCGACAGCCGCTTGCGCAGATCGGCGCGGCCTTCCGATAACGCCAGGATCGCCATGATCTCGGACGCGGCGGTGATCACGAACCCGGTCTCACGGGCCGGGCCGCTCTCGCGGCCGCCAAGGCCGGAAGCAATGCGGCGCAGCGCGCGGTCGTTCATGTCCATACA
Encoded proteins:
- a CDS encoding formate--tetrahydrofolate ligase, which encodes MLPITEIASRLGLSDDLLEPYGRAIAKIRLETLDRFPRRGKLILVTAITPTTSGEGKTVNTIGITQGLVKLGHHAIAALREPSLGPVFGMKGGATGGGQASLAPLDKINLHFTGDFHAITAAHNLLAALLDTHLHFGNDLRINPQEILWPRCMDMNDRALRRIASGLGGRESGPARETGFVITAASEIMAILALSEGRADLRKRLSRIVVAFNYDGGAVTAADLKAVGPMMVLLNDAVLPNLVQTTEGAPAIVHCGPFANIAHGTSSVLAQRIGLHLADYVVNETGFAADLGAEKFFDIVMPMCGHVPAAAAVIVTLKALRAQGGSPDGPLEPGFPNMVRHLDNLKRWGVPAVIALNRFPGDSDADLDTVMKYCRSIGADIALAEGYTKGGAGMTELAAKLVAAAATSDPAAVKPIYSAAQSLEEKITAVATKVYGAAKVSFKPAAKTRLAKLAALGFGELPVCIAKTQYSFTDDPKQMGAPSGWTLTVSDVSLSAGAGFVVAIAGSMMLMPGLGKVPQAQKLDVDDQGGVLGMDY